A stretch of the Arachis stenosperma cultivar V10309 chromosome 6, arast.V10309.gnm1.PFL2, whole genome shotgun sequence genome encodes the following:
- the LOC130933836 gene encoding uncharacterized protein LOC130933836 — protein MADKESPQLSQDDLLARIAELQAEVRRIAELSTQNNGESSKNSAQGATDPLNIAPPKEKLTLNNPFSEEITNYQMPKNFTLPTALEPYKGFGNPRADIKKFQSMMFFNGPKNEPVLCRAFPTYLDGAALLWFSKLPEGSISSFKDLARSFIDYFAASRIYVHGSDYLGTIKQGQHESLKDYMTRFADATMEIQDLDPAVHLHALKAGLRPGKFRETIAITKPKTLEEFRERAAGQMEIEELREAQKSDKQPSRRDEERIFRSSVNRDSKKPSKPASKYNTYTRFNTRRENIIREILNAKIIKPPA, from the coding sequence ATGGCTGACAAGGAAAGTCCACAACTCTCACAGGATGACCTCCTGGCTCGAATCGCCGAGCTGCAGGCGGAAGTACGAAGAATAGCCGAATTATCTACTCAGAACAATGGAGAAAGCTCCAAAAACTCGGCTCAAGGTGCTACAGACCCTTTGAACATCGCCCCGCCAAAGGAGAAGCTCACCCTCAACAACCCCTTCTCCGAGGAGATCACAAATTATCAGATGCCAAAAAACTTTACTCTCCCAACCGCACTGGAGCCATACAAAGGGTTCGGCAACCCCCGAGCCGACATAAAGAAGTTCCAATCGATGATGTTTTTCAACGGCCCTAAGAACGAGCCCGTCCTTTGCCGAGCATTCCCTACCTACCTCGACGGTGCTGCATTACTCTGGTTCTCTAAACTCCCTGAAGGATCAATTTCCTCCTTCAAAGACCTTGCCAGATCATTCATCGATTACTTTGCCGCGTCGAGAATCTACGTACACGGATCGGACTATCTCGGTACCATCAAACAAGGCCAGCACGAGAGCCTGAAAGACTACATGACCCGATTCGCTGACGCTACCATGGAGATCCAAGACTTAGACCCAGCTGTTCACCTGCACGCCCTCAAAGCCGGCCTCAGACCTGGTAAATTCCGGGAGACCATCGCCATAACAAAGCCAAAGACGCTGGAGGAGTTCCGAGAAAGGGCGGCAGGTCAAATGGAAATCGAAGAACTCCGAGAAGCCCAAAAATCGGACAAACAACCAAGTCGGAGAGACGAAGAAAGAATTTTCAGATCGTCAGTCAACAGGGACAGTAAGAAACCTTCCAAGCCCGCTTCAAAGTACAACACATACACCAGATTCAATACGAGAAGAGAAAACATTATCAGAGAAATCCTCAACGCCAAAA